A window of Mycolicibacterium holsaticum DSM 44478 = JCM 12374 genomic DNA:
CGCAACGCCGCCAACAAGATCGCGGTGTCGCTGGGCGCCGACGCGCCGCGGGTGGCCGAGGGCACCGAGCAGTATCTGATCGACGCCGACGGGCAGACCGTGTTCAGCTAGTTCAGCAAATATTGACACATTTGCCAAAAACGGTCTTCTCGGTGCGGCGCGTTGCTACTGTGCGCGAGACGAAAGGGCCAGCATGAGACGCAGTACCTACGCTTTAGGCGTGACGGCGATGGCCGCTGGGCTGGTGGTATCCGGATGCTCCAGCTCCGACACCGCGGACAAGGCCACCGAGGGCACCACCGCGACGAGCAGTCAGCCAGCGGCGTCGCCGACGTCTTCGGCCGCAACGACGACCAGCCCGGTCGACCGCTCGCAACTACCCTCGTTGATACCCACACCGGCGGCCTCCCAGGAGACCAAGGGGCCAGAGGACATCGCCGACAACGGAATCCACATGCACTTTCGGGTCGACGGCGCGCCGGTCGAGGTGATGAACGCCTACAAGTCCGCGCTGGAGGACGACGGTTGGGCGGTCACGACGATCGTCACCTCGGGCGGTGAAGGCGGTGGCGGCGCCACCTACACCGGTACCCACGGCGATGCCTTCGGCGTGTTCGACGGCGGAGGGTTCGACAGCACCACCTTCGTCGACGTCTGCACGTGGCCGTCAAAGCCGGCAGAGCCGAACTGCTCCCGCGGAGAACGCTGACGCCCCTAGACACACCAGGGGTACGCCAACGCTAGAGTTGTCCCGCGCTTGCTCGCCTTGCTGCGCGGGGGCGGTAGCTCAGTTGGTCAGAGCTGGGGACTCATAATCCCTAGGTCGCGGGTTCAAGTCCCGCCCGCCCCACACTTCCAACCCCGCAGTGCGCCGGATGGTCAGTACCGCGCCGCGGTAAATTGCCACCCGTGAGCGATGACAGAGTTCGAGTGCAGATCGGTGCGAGTGGCGTGGCCACTGTGACGATGGTTCGCGCAGACAAACACAATGCGCTTGACCACGCCATGTTCGAAGGCCTGGTACATGCCGCTGAAGAAGTCGCCGGCGCCGCTTCGGTTCGCGCGGTCGTGCTGCACGGCGAGGGCAAGAGTTTCTGCTCCGGACTCGATGTCGCAAGTTTCATGGACCGCCGCGGCGGGACGAGTGTGCTGCTGGGGCGAGACGACGACCGCGAGGCCAACTTCGCGCAGCGTGTGACCTATGACTGGTCGACGGTGCCGGCGCCGGTCATCGCCGCGATTCACGGCAATTGCTTCGGCGGCGGTCTGCAGATCGCGCTCGGCGCCGACATCCGGATCGCCGCGCCGGACGCAAAACTGTCCGTCATGGAGGTCAAGTGGGGCCTTGTGCCCGACATGGGCATCACACAGACGCTTCCGCGGCTGGTGCCCATCGACGTCGCGAAGGAGCTGACGTTCACCGGCCGTATCGTCTCCGGGAGCGATGCTGTCGCGCTCGGACTCGTCACGCGCACTGCTGACGATCCGCTCGCGGCGGCGCTGGCGCTCGCGGAGGAGATCGCCCAGAAGTCCCCCGACGCGGTGCGCGCGGCGAAACGCCTCTACAACGAGACCTGGGTCAGCAACGACGCCTCGGCCGCCCTGTCGCTCGAATCCGAGTTACAAACCGGGCTGATCGGCAGGCCCAACCAGATTGCCGCCGTCATGGCGGGCATGTCGGGAGAGCCACCGGTCTTCGTCGACCCGGAGTAATCGCGACCACACTTGGCTAGGGTTTGGTCCCATCTGGGCTCGTTGGGAGGTCGGGGCGACATGACCGAGGACGCGATCAGCATCGCCGGAGTCGACCTCACCGATCCCGATATCTATCTGGCCGGTATGCCCTACGACGCGTTCCGCGAACTTCGGCGGCACGCCCCCGTTGCCTGGCACCCGTACAAGGACGACGGGTTCTATGCGGTAACCGGCTATGACGAGATCTTGGCCGTCTCACGGGACAGCGCCACCTGGTCGTCGCAGGCGGCCGGTGTGTTCTTCGACGTGCCGGTCCCGGAAGCGCAATACCAACTGTCGCTGATGATGCTCACGATGGACCCGCCGCGGCACACCAAGCTGCGTTCGTTGGTGAGCAAGGGGTTTACCCCGCGGCAGGTCGCTCGGCTGAACGACCACGTCGCGGGCATGGCGCGCGAGATCGTCGACGCCGTAGTCGAGCGAGTCGAATGCGACTTCGTGTACGACATCGCCGGTGCGCTACCGTCATTCGTCATCGCTGAACTGCTCGGCATTCCGTTGGACGACGGTCGGCGGCTCTATGAGCTGACCGAGATCATGAACTCCGGCGCGGTCGGCGACCTACACGACCAGACACACGTCTTGGACGCGCAGATGCAGATGTTCCAGTACGGCACCGAGCTTGCCGCCCGCAAACGCGCCGAACCGGGCGACGATATCGCGACTTCGTTGCTGCGCGCCGAGGTCGACGGCGAGAGCCTCACCGACCTCGAATTCAACATGTTTTTCCTGCTGCTGATCAATGCAGGCGGTGATACCACCCGAAACCTCGTCGCCGCAGGCATTCTCGCGCTACTGGAGCACCCCGGCGAGCAGGCCCGCCTGGCCACCGACCCCGACCGCCTCGACATCGGCCGCGCGCCGAATCCGCATCTGGCGTTCGGCGGCGGCGGAACCCATTTCTGCCTGGGCGCCAACCTTGCCCGCGTAGAAGCCGCGGCGATCATTCCTGAGGTGCTGTCCCGGATGAAGGACCTCGAGCTCGCCGGGCCGGTGCAACGTGTGCGGTCCACTCTGATGAACGGCATCCGGTCGATGCCGGTGCGGTTCACGCCGTCCCGACGCCTCGCCATTTAGCCGCCGGCGCAGGCCAGTTCCAGCCGGTCCAGTCGCCGGACCAGCAGGCTCGGCAGCCAACGGCCCACGTCGGCGGCCTCGATGTGCGTAGTCCGTTCGAGGAGCTGTCGGATCACGATCGTCGCCTCCAGGCGCGCAAGCGCCGCCCCGACGCAAAAATGTGCACCCTTGCCGAAGCTGATGTGCCCCTTACCTCCAGCCCGGTCCAACCTGAACTCGTCCGGGCTGTCGAAGTGTGACGGATCGCGGTTGGCCGCACCCCACAACAACAACAGCCGCGAACCGGCCGCCAGGTCCACACCGCACAGCGTCGTGTCGTCGACCACGTGGCGGTAATGACCGCGGAACGGCGGTTCGCAGCGCAGCACCTCTTCGAGAAACGCACCGAGCAGTTCGGGCGCACTGCGCACCTGCGCCTGGATATCCGGGCGGGTCGCCAAAACCCAAGCCGCAGAGCCGATCAACGACGCGGTGGATTCGCCGCCCGCGCTGAACAAGATGATCATCATCCCCAGCGCCGTCTGTTCTTCCATCTCGCCCGACGCGCACGCCGCGGCCAGGTCACCCAGCAAGTTGTCCTGCGGGTCAGCCGCAGCCTGTCGAAACTGCTCGATGATGTATCCGGCGAGTTCTCCGACCGCGACGCCGGCCTGGGCCAACTGGTCCTGGCTCACCAGGCCCTCCACGACCTGGGTCGCCGCATAACCCCACCGGACCAGCTTGTCGACATCTGCGTCGGGCACGCCGATGATCCGTCCCACGATCATCATCGGCAAGCGGTTGGCCATCGCGCTCATCCATTCGATACGCCCGTCGTGAAAGCTCTTCGCCCACAACTGGTCGGCGATGTCACCGACGAACGGTTCGAACGCGCGTATCCGCTTGGCGGTCAACTGCGGAAGCACCGCCTTGCGGTGCACCGCATGCGCGGGCTCGTCGGCGGTGGCCAACACATGGCTCTTGCCGCCCAGCCCCTCCATCTCGAAGGCACCCACAACTCCGCCGGGTTGGTAGGTCATCGTCGCGGTCAGATTCGAGGAGAAATCGTCGGGCCGGGCGATCACGTCATTGACCGCCTGCCAACCGCACACCGCGTGAAACCCTGATCCGCCGATCTGGTGCACCGGCGCCGTGTCCAACATCCGTCGGTACAGGGGATAGGGATTCTGGATGCATTCGTCGTCGAACAACGCGATGCCAAGCTGACCGCTGCGCCACCCCATGCGTCCAACCTGTCCGGCGATTCCAGCCGCGTCAATAGCCGGCCACAAAGTTGAAATCCCAGTTCAACCGCAATGGGCGACGCCGTCTCACGGCGTCCCGTGCACATGCGCGAACGCTGAGATGTAACGTCTTTTTTGTCTCAACCCTGAGAAACGAGGGAGCAACGGTGGCACGAGACGATTGGCTCGTCGGAGGTGAGCGTCGCACCGCCGCCGCGGAGCGGGTCTATGCCGCCGCCACCGACCTCGTCCTGCGCGACGGCCTCGACGCCTTGGAGATCGACGTCCTCGCCGAGCGGGTGCACTGTTCCCGCGCGACGATCTACCGCTACGCCGGGGGTAAGGCGCAGATCCGCGACGCCGTGCTGCTGCGGTTGGCGGCCCGCGTCGTCGACGCGGTCCGGGCCGCGGTCCACGACCTCACCGGCACGCAACGCGTCGTGAAGGCGATCACCGTGGCGCTCGAGCACATCCGGGCCGACCCGATCCGGCAGATGATGATCGGGCTCACCACCGGTCGCGACCTAACCGAATTGCCGTCCTCGCCGGTGCTGGGCCGAATGGCTGCCGACCTCACCGGCATCACCGACGACGACGCGCAGGCCGCCCAGTGGATCGTTCGCGTCGTGATGGCGCTGGCGATCTGGCCCGTCGTCGACGACGACGTCGAACGTCACATGGTCGAACGGTTCGTCGCTCCCGCGTTCAGCTGATGCGTTGTCACGCAACGATTGCGGCGTTGCACTGCGGCTCAGCGGCGCCATCGCCGCAGGCCAGCAGCGCCAGATCCGGCACGTTGAGCTGCGCTGGGGGCCAGGTCGACGGCGGCGGGGCCACCAGCGGGAAGATGCTGGCGCCGGTCACCCCGGTCAGCCGCGCCACGATCTGCGCGGGAATGTTGGTCGCCACGTACAGCAGGTTGCCGACCAACTGCACCGGCACGACCGCCAGCCCGGCCAGCGCGCTGACGAGGAAGATGTCCTGCTTGGCGACCGCCTTCAGCTGATCGATCGTGTCGTAGGTGAACGTGTAGATGAAGTACGGAATCGAGGTGAAGATCGTCCGCACGCTCAGCGCGACGTTGGTGGCGATATCGGGGTAGCCGTTCATGTCGATGGCATCGAAGAGCGCCTGGTGCAGATCGACCGGGTCGACATCGCTGTCGCCGAGGGTGGTCAGCGAGACACCGTTGGAGTATGCCGGCGGCGTGACGCCGAACAGGGTCAACACCGTGGGCGTCGTATCGACGATCTGGTACTGCAGGTTGATGTACCCGTCCTTGAAGTCCGAGCCCCTGGCGATCACGAACGTCGAAGTCTCGGTGGGCGTTTGGAAACCGTGACCGAAGCCCTTCTGCGGCTGATGACCGTGGTCGGTCACCACGATCACGGTCCAGTTCTCACACGGTCCGGTATTGCAGTCTTCGCGCTTGGCGATCTCGGCCATGATGTCGCCGATGTTCTCGTCGACGTTGCGGATCGCCTCCGCGTATTGCGGCGACGCGCCGCCGTAGTTGTGGCCGTTCTCGTCGACGCCGACGAAGTAGGTGAACATGAACGTCGGCGTGCCGGTCTGGGTGTTGCGGATCGCCTCGACGGTGGCCGCACCGACCGCGTCGTCGGTGAGGAACCAACTGGAGTCACCGGGCACCTGGGGGATGAAGATGATCTGGTCGGCGGGAATCGAACCGGCGCCGGCGATATCGGCGATGACGTTCCAGTTGGCGATCGTGATGGTCTGAATGTTCGGGTCGTGCGACTCGAGCAGGTTGAACACCGTCGGCCAGCGGTCGTAGGTGCCCGGGGTGAACACGTTGTTGACCACACCCGTCGTCTCACCCCACACGCCGGTCAGGATCGCCGACCACGACGGGTTGGAGATCGTGGTGTGCCCGACGATGCTGGCCGCCGCGGTGGTGCCGTCGGCCATCAGCGCGAAGAAGTTGTCGTTCTCGGGGTCGGCGAGAATTCTGCCCAGGTTGGTCCCGTCGACGCCGATCACCAGCACGTAGGGCGTGCCGGTGGCTTGCGCTGACGGGCTCGAGATCTGGGTGACGGTGTACTGCGCGGCCGGCGGTGCGGTCTGCTGAGACGATCCCTGTTCGAACTCACCTCGCGCGGCCGCCAGCATCGCCCACAGCGCAGGGGCTTGAAGCGGCGCTCCGGTGTCCAGGCCCATCAGCGGTCCCAGCACGGCGGCCACCGTCTCGGTGACGAGGCTGACCAAGGTGGGCCGCGGTTGCGTCACCGCCGCAGCGGCGGCCTCCGGGGTCGTCAAAGTCGTGAACGTCGCCGTGGGGTTGGGGTTGGACGCCGTGGTGGTGAATGTCGTGGTCGTCGGCGGCTGCGCGACGTCATCGGCGGCGTTGTCGACCTCGGCCGCGATGTTCGGCTGTGCCTTCTCTTCCTGCGCGCGGGTGAACCGTTCGACGGCGTCGGTGACCAACGATTGGACGTCACGCGGGGCGTCGGCGATTCTCGACGCGCGCGAGTCGTGTGTGTTCGTCGCCGGTTGGTCATCCGCGTCGCCGTCTGCCAAGTCGAGCGCGGCGTCGTCCTGCGACGCCTCAGCGTCCTCCTCGGCTTCCTCCTGCGCGTCAGCGTCTTGTTCTTGTTCGGCGTCGCTGTCCGCGGCGGCGTCTTCGGTCGGGTCCGACGCGGCGGTGTCGTCGGACTCGGCGGGCGACGTCGCATCCTCGGTGGAAGACGTGGTGGTCGACGTCGACGATTCGCTGGATGCCGACGACTCGCTCGGCGACGAACTGCTCGTGGACGAGGTGCCCGAGGTGTCGGCGAACGCGACGGCCGGAGCGTTGGCGATGGCGAACCCGACGCCTAACGTCACCGCCAGGGCCCCGACGCGGCCGATGTGGTTGGCGTACCCCATGGTGGTTTCCTTCCATGCCCGCGCGACGCGAAGCGGTGCAGCGAATTATTGACGTTTGCAGCAAATTACCGCTTCCGGCGCGCGGTGTACGCGACTTCGAAGAACACGCGACGAAGATGTTCGATCGCGTTCGCTGTACCCCACCGAGGAGCTCCAGCAAACGCTATTGGGTCGGGCGGAGCACGACCACGCCCGGCACGGTCTGCAGGTACTCGGCCAGCGGTTGATCGATGACCTTCTCGTGCGCGCGTAACGACGAGGCGTTGCGGAACACCGGCCCGTCGGGTGTGGCGACGAAGATGCCGACGTGGGTGACGTCGAGGCCGCCGTCTTCGGCGAACGCCCCGATGTAGTCACCCGTGCGCAGTTGGCTCAGCACGCCGCCGTCGACCTGGGAACTGGGAATGTAGGAAATGGTCCTGGGCACCACCGGTAGCCCGGGTAGGTAGAGGCCGCCTGAGTCCTTTTCGTTGAGGTTCTTGTGCACCTCAATCACGTTGGGGCTCAACGTCGCGGTGACGTCGGTCGCCACTGCGGGCGATGCGGCGGCCCAGTCGGTGAAGAAGTGCTTCCTGTTCTGGAATGCGACGACGCCGTTTTTGTAGCGCACGTCGATGAGCGCGTCGAGGAACTCCTCGCGATTGCTCGCCCGCTTCAGCGCTTCGACGTAGTCGGCATAGGTGAAGCAGTCCACCTTCTCCAACTCCACCACCAGCTTCTCCGGCGCGTTCGCGGAGCCGACGAGAGTGTCTGCGCCATAAGGCGTTCCAACGAACTGCTGCGAAATCGCGTCGGCGCCTGCACCGGCCGCACCGTTCCTGGCCGTCAGCATCCTCTCGAGGATCTGTGCGCTCTGTTCGGAGATCTGAACCTCGAGCGCCGTGTTCGTCACCGCGCCAGGGTAATTCGCAACAGGAATCGGAGTAGGCTCGGCGTATCCGATCGGCAGGAGCACATCACCGGATGTCGTCAGGTAGTAGACCTCCCACCGGTGATAGCCGGTGAACGCGGCGGGGTCGGCGGCCATGGCGGCGGCGTAGTCGTTGATGGCCCGTACATAGTTGTTCGAGTTGTTGTACCGGTACAGCGCGTGATCGCGGTTTCCGGCGAACCCGTTGGCGGCCAAGTAGCGTCCTGCCGCCATGATGCTGTCGCGCGGCGAGTGGATGTCCCCGCCCGCGCCGAACGTGGCGAACGTGGCGGGCATGAACTGCATAGGACCCTGCGCGCCCGCGGTACTCACCCCGGCGACGCGGCCGAACGCGGTTTCGACGAGGTTGATGGCCGCCAGATAGTTCCAGTCGACACCGAACTCCGCTTCGGCCTCCCGGTAGTAATCCATGAGTTCGGCCGCCGGTGTGGGCGCGACGATCCGCCACGCCGGCAGGGTGTCCTTCGGCCGGCTCATCACGCCGAGTTCCCGGCGCGCGTTGACATTGAGGTCGTAGACCCCCAGGAGCTCGGGCGGGATCCGTGGACGCACGATCGGGTCCCATTCAGGATGGCGTCCGATGGCCCGGTAGGCCGCTTGCTGCCGTTGCGCCGCCGCCGTCAGCGCCGCCTCCGAGGACGACGGGTCGCGCAACGCATGTTCGTCGGCAACCAGGCCCTCGGCGATGTCGACGGGGTCGGACGCGAGCTCACGGTGCGGGGGCTCGGCAGCGGGTGCGGGGTTCGCGGGTGCCGCTGTCGTCGTGGCGGATGTTTCCGGCCGCTCCGAGGTCGAGCATCCGACGAGGACCGACAACATCATGGCGATGCCCGCGACAGCAACAATCCTGGCGATTTCAGATCGGGGCCCACCGGCATTCATTGCCGTCGAAGTTTAGCGGTTCAGGTTTGGTGGGGCTCCGGGCAGAAGTACAGCCGAGCACCGGCCACGATGAAGTTCGACAGCGTTTCGTCTTTCGTCGTGATGTCCAACTTCTCGGCCACCGCCGACGCATCGGCGCCGCGCGCGAGTTGCGCGCATACGTCGCGGGCCAGGGTGCTCAGGGTCGCGCAGTTGCCGGTGAAACCTACCGAGGTCATGCTGCGGCAGAAATCGTCGTCGGGTGATGCGGCAGCGTGGGGTGCGGCCAACAGCGAGCCGATTCCTAGCACCAACAGCGCTGTGTGTCGCGCAAGCGTCGTCATGTCATGTCTTTCCTACCGCTTTACTACCCGCTTCTGGTCGCGGCAGGCGCGATTGGATGCAGATTGACACAGGAGCGTGACCGAGGCCGGGATTGCTGCTTGGCGTCAGAGGCGTGATGACAGACTGCTGGCATGGCGTGGGATTTCAGCACCGAACCGGAATTTCAGGAAAAGCTCGACTGGGTCAAGCAGTTCTGCGAGGAGAAGGTCGAACCGCTCGATCACGTGTTTCCGCACGCGGTGCGCTCACCGGACCCCGCGGTCAAGGCCTATGTGCGTGAGCTGCAGCAGGAGGTCAAGGACCAGGGCCTGTGGGCGATCTTCCTGGACCGCGAACTCGGCGGCCCCGGCTACGGACAGCTCAAGCTCGGCCTGCTCAACGAGGTCATCGGACGCTACGCCGGCGCCCCGCACATGTTCGGGGCGTCCGCACCCGACACCGGCAACATGGAGATGCTCGCCGCGTACGGCACCGAGGAGCAGAAGCAACGCTGGCTCAAGCCGCTGCTCAACCAGGACATGTTCTCGGCCTACTCGATGACCGAACCCCAGGGTGGCAGCGACCCCAACCTGTTCAAGACCCACGCCGTGCGCGACGGTGACGAATGGGTGATCAACGGCGAGAAGTGGTTCACCTCGGCCGGCCGCGTCGCCGACATCCTCTTCGTGATGTGCACCAACGGCATGTTCGTGGTGCCGCGCAAGGCGCCGGGCGTGGAGATCATGCCCGAACCGCGCAACCACAACCACATCGTCTACCGCGACGTGCGGGTGCCGCTCGATCATCTTCTGGGCCCGGAGGACGGCGCGAAGATGCTGGCGCAGCGGCGTCTGGGCGGCGGGCGCATCCACCACGCCATGCGCACCATCGCGCAGTGCAACCTGGCCTTCGACATGATGTGCGAGCGGGCGCTGAGCCGCGAATCGCACGGCAAGGTCATCTCCGAACACCAGATGGTGCAGGAGAAGATCGCCGAGTCCTACGCGATGATCAAGATGCTGCGACTGTTCGTGCTGGAGACCGCGTGGAAGATCGACCAGACCTCGACGCAGGAGGCGCGCACCGACATCGCCGCCGTCAAGTTCACGATGGCGCGGGTGCTGCGCGACGTGTCGTTCAACGCGCTGCACATCCTCGGCTCGCTGGGCACCACCGACCTCACCCCGATCCAGGCGATGTACGCCGGTGCGCCGACGATGGGCATCGCCGACGGCGTCGACGAGGTGCACATGGCCACCGTCGCGCGCCGGGTGCTGCGGGACTACCAGCCGCACGACGGCAACTTCCCGACGGAGTTCCTGCCCTACAAGCGCGAGGCCGCGCGCAAGAAGCTGCAACCCGTGCTGGATGCGCGCCCCGAATTGGCGGCCGCCGCCGAGGCCTACCGCAAGTACCTCGCCGGTCGCCGCTGACAACGCTGCCCCTAGGGTGAAACCATGCGAATCGCCATAGCCGTCATCGGAGTGATCGTCGCGGCGTTCGGCCTTCTGTTCGCGCTGCAGGGT
This region includes:
- a CDS encoding DUF1460 domain-containing protein — encoded protein: MLTARNGAAGAGADAISQQFVGTPYGADTLVGSANAPEKLVVELEKVDCFTYADYVEALKRASNREEFLDALIDVRYKNGVVAFQNRKHFFTDWAAASPAVATDVTATLSPNVIEVHKNLNEKDSGGLYLPGLPVVPRTISYIPSSQVDGGVLSQLRTGDYIGAFAEDGGLDVTHVGIFVATPDGPVFRNASSLRAHEKVIDQPLAEYLQTVPGVVVLRPTQ
- a CDS encoding DUF732 domain-containing protein; amino-acid sequence: MTTLARHTALLVLGIGSLLAAPHAAASPDDDFCRSMTSVGFTGNCATLSTLARDVCAQLARGADASAVAEKLDITTKDETLSNFIVAGARLYFCPEPHQT
- a CDS encoding cytochrome P450, yielding MTEDAISIAGVDLTDPDIYLAGMPYDAFRELRRHAPVAWHPYKDDGFYAVTGYDEILAVSRDSATWSSQAAGVFFDVPVPEAQYQLSLMMLTMDPPRHTKLRSLVSKGFTPRQVARLNDHVAGMAREIVDAVVERVECDFVYDIAGALPSFVIAELLGIPLDDGRRLYELTEIMNSGAVGDLHDQTHVLDAQMQMFQYGTELAARKRAEPGDDIATSLLRAEVDGESLTDLEFNMFFLLLINAGGDTTRNLVAAGILALLEHPGEQARLATDPDRLDIGRAPNPHLAFGGGGTHFCLGANLARVEAAAIIPEVLSRMKDLELAGPVQRVRSTLMNGIRSMPVRFTPSRRLAI
- a CDS encoding cytochrome P450, coding for MGWRSGQLGIALFDDECIQNPYPLYRRMLDTAPVHQIGGSGFHAVCGWQAVNDVIARPDDFSSNLTATMTYQPGGVVGAFEMEGLGGKSHVLATADEPAHAVHRKAVLPQLTAKRIRAFEPFVGDIADQLWAKSFHDGRIEWMSAMANRLPMMIVGRIIGVPDADVDKLVRWGYAATQVVEGLVSQDQLAQAGVAVGELAGYIIEQFRQAAADPQDNLLGDLAAACASGEMEEQTALGMMIILFSAGGESTASLIGSAAWVLATRPDIQAQVRSAPELLGAFLEEVLRCEPPFRGHYRHVVDDTTLCGVDLAAGSRLLLLWGAANRDPSHFDSPDEFRLDRAGGKGHISFGKGAHFCVGAALARLEATIVIRQLLERTTHIEAADVGRWLPSLLVRRLDRLELACAGG
- a CDS encoding alkaline phosphatase family protein, which codes for MGYANHIGRVGALAVTLGVGFAIANAPAVAFADTSGTSSTSSSSPSESSASSESSTSTTTSSTEDATSPAESDDTAASDPTEDAAADSDAEQEQDADAQEEAEEDAEASQDDAALDLADGDADDQPATNTHDSRASRIADAPRDVQSLVTDAVERFTRAQEEKAQPNIAAEVDNAADDVAQPPTTTTFTTTASNPNPTATFTTLTTPEAAAAAVTQPRPTLVSLVTETVAAVLGPLMGLDTGAPLQAPALWAMLAAARGEFEQGSSQQTAPPAAQYTVTQISSPSAQATGTPYVLVIGVDGTNLGRILADPENDNFFALMADGTTAAASIVGHTTISNPSWSAILTGVWGETTGVVNNVFTPGTYDRWPTVFNLLESHDPNIQTITIANWNVIADIAGAGSIPADQIIFIPQVPGDSSWFLTDDAVGAATVEAIRNTQTGTPTFMFTYFVGVDENGHNYGGASPQYAEAIRNVDENIGDIMAEIAKREDCNTGPCENWTVIVVTDHGHQPQKGFGHGFQTPTETSTFVIARGSDFKDGYINLQYQIVDTTPTVLTLFGVTPPAYSNGVSLTTLGDSDVDPVDLHQALFDAIDMNGYPDIATNVALSVRTIFTSIPYFIYTFTYDTIDQLKAVAKQDIFLVSALAGLAVVPVQLVGNLLYVATNIPAQIVARLTGVTGASIFPLVAPPPSTWPPAQLNVPDLALLACGDGAAEPQCNAAIVA
- a CDS encoding TetR/AcrR family transcriptional regulator, whose product is MARDDWLVGGERRTAAAERVYAAATDLVLRDGLDALEIDVLAERVHCSRATIYRYAGGKAQIRDAVLLRLAARVVDAVRAAVHDLTGTQRVVKAITVALEHIRADPIRQMMIGLTTGRDLTELPSSPVLGRMAADLTGITDDDAQAAQWIVRVVMALAIWPVVDDDVERHMVERFVAPAFS
- a CDS encoding crotonase/enoyl-CoA hydratase family protein, yielding MSDDRVRVQIGASGVATVTMVRADKHNALDHAMFEGLVHAAEEVAGAASVRAVVLHGEGKSFCSGLDVASFMDRRGGTSVLLGRDDDREANFAQRVTYDWSTVPAPVIAAIHGNCFGGGLQIALGADIRIAAPDAKLSVMEVKWGLVPDMGITQTLPRLVPIDVAKELTFTGRIVSGSDAVALGLVTRTADDPLAAALALAEEIAQKSPDAVRAAKRLYNETWVSNDASAALSLESELQTGLIGRPNQIAAVMAGMSGEPPVFVDPE
- a CDS encoding acyl-CoA dehydrogenase family protein, giving the protein MAWDFSTEPEFQEKLDWVKQFCEEKVEPLDHVFPHAVRSPDPAVKAYVRELQQEVKDQGLWAIFLDRELGGPGYGQLKLGLLNEVIGRYAGAPHMFGASAPDTGNMEMLAAYGTEEQKQRWLKPLLNQDMFSAYSMTEPQGGSDPNLFKTHAVRDGDEWVINGEKWFTSAGRVADILFVMCTNGMFVVPRKAPGVEIMPEPRNHNHIVYRDVRVPLDHLLGPEDGAKMLAQRRLGGGRIHHAMRTIAQCNLAFDMMCERALSRESHGKVISEHQMVQEKIAESYAMIKMLRLFVLETAWKIDQTSTQEARTDIAAVKFTMARVLRDVSFNALHILGSLGTTDLTPIQAMYAGAPTMGIADGVDEVHMATVARRVLRDYQPHDGNFPTEFLPYKREAARKKLQPVLDARPELAAAAEAYRKYLAGRR